ACTCTGGATGCCTGCCTCAAGACCCTGGTATCCAAGGGACTGGTCAGCCGCGACAGCGCGCGCGAGAAGGCCAAGAGCCCGGAAAACTTCTAACAGCCGCAGCGACTGCGCCGCACGCCGCCAGTCGCCAGGCCCGCTCCGGGCCTTTATCGGGCGTGCAGATGATTGGCGAGACCGACAATGGAATTCGAAAAACTACTGCGCCTGATGGTCGAAAAAGGCGGCTCCGATCTGTTCATCACCGCTGGCGTACCGCCATCGATGAAGGTCAACGGCAAGATCATGCCCGTGACCAAGAACGCCATGTCGCCGGAGATGACCCGCGAAACCGTGCTGGGTGTGATGAACGAGGCGCAGCGCCGCGAGTTTGCCGAAAAGCACGAATGCAACTTCGCCATCAGCGCCCGCGGCGTCGGCCGTTTCCGTGTCAGCGCCTTCTATCAGCGCAACCTGGTGGGCATGGTACTGCGTCGCATCGAGACCAACATTCCCACCATCGATGATCTGAAACTGCCGGAAATTCTCAAGAAGTTGGCGTTGACCAAACGGGGTCTGGTGCTGTTCGTCGGTGCCACCGGTACCGGTAAATCGACCTCGCTGGCGGCGATGATCGGCTACCGCAACAAGCACAGCAGCGGTCATATCATCTCCATCGAAGACCCCATCGAATACATCCACCAGCACCAGAACTGCATCGTCACCCAGCGGGAAGTGGGCATCGACACCGAGTCGTTCGAGGTGGCGCTGAAGAACACCCTGCGTCAGGCGCCGGACGTAATCCTCATCGGTGAGGTGCGTACCCGCGAGACCATGGACCACGCCGTGGCCTTCGCCGAAACCGGCCACCTGTGCCTGGCCACCCTGCACGCCAACAACGCCAACCAAGCGCTGGACCGCATCATCAACTTCTTTCCGGCCGACCGGCAGAATCAGGTGTGGATGGACCTGTCGCTCAACCTCAAGGCCATCGTCGCCCAGCAACTGGTACCGACCCCGGATGGCAAGGGGCGCCGCGCGGTGATCGAGGTGCTGATCAACACCCCGTTGGCCGCCGACCTGATCCGCAAGGGCGAGGTGCACGAGCTCAAGGGCCTGATGAAACGCTCCACCGAGCAGGGCATGCAGACCTTCGACCAGGCTCTGTACAACCTCTACACCCAGGGCGAGATCACCTACGAAGACGCGCTGCTCTACGCCGACTCGGCCAACGACCTGCGCCTGATGATCAAGCTCGGTTCGGAAACCGATGGCGATCACCTCACCAGCATGGCCCAGGGCCTGTCGCTGGAAGTCAGCGAGGAAGATCCGGGGCGTCGTTTCCGCTGATGCCTGAAGGGGACGCGATGCGTCCCCTTGGTTTATCCGCCAATGCGTTTGCCCTTTCTGCCGGCCAGCACCCGTGCCTGGCCATCACGCTGCGCGCCGGCGCGCGCTTCGCTCATCAATTGTGGAATCAACGGTCCTTCCGGCAGGTTCTTCCAGAACCTCGGCGGCAGGTGCTGCTGCATTACCGTGCGGTTCAGCCGCGCCGGGTTGAAGGTGCTACCGTAATAGGCACGCCACAGCGCCTGGCCAGCATCGTCGGGGTGCTGTGCCCAACGCTGCCATTGCGGCGGGCAACAGCGTTCATGCCGCAGGTGCTGGCCGTCCCAGAACACGCCATCGCGCGGCGTTGCGATCAGCCAGCTGTGCCTGCCCAGGCGTTCGGCGAAATGACCGCTGGCAGAAGCGAGGATGTCGTGCGCCGGCTCGAACCAGGCGACGAAGTCCGGCGCGCCGGCATCCTTGCATGGTTGAAAGCGCACGAAAGCATGCAGGTGGTGCGCCTCGCGTCGCACCGCCTTGAGCCGGCGCTGCAGCTCGCTGCCGTCGGCATCGCCAGCCAAGACGGCGCTGCGCTCGCCCTGCACGAAGCGCCAGAGCACGCGGTAGAGCAGGCTCCAGCGCTCCTCGCCGCGGTATTGCGCGGCGCTTTCCAGCAGCTCGAGCAGTTCGGGCGAAACACGCAGTCGACCGCTGGGTTCAGGCGCGGGTTCGGCGGGTTCATCGAACAGGCCGGGTGCGGCCTCTTCGTCCAGCCACTGCAACTGATGGGGCGCAAGCCCCTGCAGCAAGGCGCGGCGTGCGGCCTGGCGCCAGGTGGCGAAGGTGCCGTCGAAACGCAGGCTGTGCATCACCACAGCGCCATCTGTGCCGGTGTATCGCGCAGCTGCTGGCGCAGCACCACGGACTCGTATTCGGCCCGCGGCGGCCGGTAGTCCTGGGTGACGATGAACGGCTTGGCCTTCTCCAGCACGCAGCGCAGGCGCGTCAGATCCTCGAAACGGATGCGCCGTTCACGCCTTAGTGCGCCCAGGCGCCGTGCGCTGAGCACGCCGATGCCGGGCACGCGGGCGATCAGCGACTCGTCGGCGCGGTTGAGGTCGACTGGAAACTGCCCGCGGTTGGCCAGCGCCCAGGCCAGCTTGGGGTCGATATCCAGGGCCAGGTTGCCGGGGCCGGCGAGCAGTTCGCCGGCGCTGAAGCCGTAGCCGCGCATGAGGAAGTCGGCCTGGTACAGGCGGTGTTCGCGCAGCAGGGGCGGCGCCTCGAACGGCACGCTCTTCGGGCTTTGCGGGATGGGGCTGAAGGCCGAGTAGTAGACGCGGCGCAGGCGGTAGTCCTGATACAGGCTCTGGGCGTTATGCAGGATGGTGCTGTCGTCGGTGGCGTCGGCGCCGATGATCATCTGCGTACTCTGGCCGGCCGGGGCAAAGCGCGGCGCGCGGCGCTCCTCCTTGGCCTCGCGCTCGCCGAGGTGGATGCTGTGCATCGCCTGGTGGATGCTGCCGACATTCTTTTCCGGAGCCAGGCGTACCAGGCTGGTCTCGGTGGGCAGTTCGATGTTGACGCTGAGGCGGTCGGCGTACAGACCGGCTTCGGCGATCAGCTCCGGGGCGGCATCGGGGATGGTCTTCAGATGGATGTAGCCGCGAAACTGATGCTCCTCGCGCAGCAGCCTGGCGACGCGGATCAGCTGTTCCATGGTGTAGTCGGCCGAGCGGATGATGCCGGAGCTGAGGAACAGCCCGCTGATGCAGTTGCGCTTGTAGAAATCCAGGGTCAGCGTCACCACTTCCTCGGGGGTAAAGCGCGCACGCGGCACGTCGCTGGAACGGCGGTTGATGCAATACTGGCAGTCGTACAGGCAGAAGTTGGTCAGCAGAACCTTCAGCAGGGCTACGCAGCGCCCGTCCGGCGTGTAGCTGTGGCATATGCCCATGCCGTTGGTCGAGCCGATGCCATCCTTGCCCCTCGAGCTGCGCTTCGGCGCGCCGCTGCTGGCGCAGGAGGCGTCGTACTTGGCGGCGTCGGCGAGAATGGTGAGTTTGTCGATCAGTTGCATGGCACGCGATATCGATACTGTATTTATATACAGTGTATGGGCACGGTGCAGCTATCAAGGCATTTGTTGTGTTGCACCCTTTCGGCGCTCATGAAACCTTATCCAGGCACGCAGCGTCTGAAGCTGCATCTCGCACAAGGAGTTCGTCATGCAACGACAGGATACGCACAGCAAGCTGATCGGCTACCTGCTGTGGATCTTCGGTTTTCTCGGTTCGCACCGCTTCTACTACGGCAAACCGGTAACCGGCACGATCTGGTTCTTCACTCTTGGTCTGCTGTTCATCGGCTGGATCATCGACCTGTTCCTGATCCCGTCCATGGATCGCGAGGCAGACCTGCGCTTCACCGCCGGTGACATCGATTACAACGTGGCGTGGATCCTGCTGACCTTCCTCGGCGTGTTCGGTGTGCACCGCATGTATCAGGGCAAGTGGATCACCGGGATCATCTACCTGCTTACCGGCGGCCTGTTTCTGGTGGGCGTGCTCTATGACTTCTGGACGCTGAATACGCAGATTTCGATCAGGAACGCCCAGCGCGGTTGATCCGCTGCTGCCTCGGTTGCGCGAGGTAGTTGCTGCGTTCAGATCAACGAGGGCAGAAAGAAGGGCATCCTGCGGGATGCCCTTTTTCGTTGCGGCTGACTGGCTCAATCGTCGCTGTCGTCGTCATCGCCACCATCGACGTTCATGCCCAGTTCCTTGATCTTGCGCGTCAGCGTGTTGCGGCCCCAGCCCAGTAGCAGGGCGGCGTCGCGACGGCGGCCGGCGGTGTGCTTGAGGGCGGTCTCGATCATGATGCGCTCGAAGGCCGGCACGGCGCTGTCGAGCAGATTGGACTGGCCACGCGCCAGGGCCTGATCGGCCCACAGACGCAACGCCTGCTCCCAGTTGGTGACCGGTGCGGCGTCCTGCGGCTGGGTCAGCAGCTCCGGCGGCAGGTCGTCGACATGCACCTCGCGACCGGAGGCCATGACGGTGATCCAGCGGCAGGTGTTCTCCAGCTGGCGCACGTTGCCTGGCCAGGGCAGGTGCTTGAGGTAATCCTCGGTTTCGCTCTTGAGCAGCTTCGGCTCCACTGCCAGTTCCTGCGCCGCGCGGGCGAGGAAGTGGTTGGCCAGGGTCGGAATGTCTTCGCGACGGTCGGCCAGACGTGGAATGTGGATGCGGATGACGTTGAGGCGGTGGAACAGGTCTTCGCGGAACTTGCCGGCCTGTACCAGGGTTTCCAGATTCTGGTGGGTGGCGGCGATGATGCGCACGTCCACCTTGACCGGGGTGTGGCCACCGACACGGTAGAACTCGCCATCGGCCAGCACGCGCAGCAGACGGGTCTGGGTATCGGCCGGCATATCGCCGATCTCGTCGAGAAACAGGGTGCCGCCATCGGCCTGCTCGAAGCGGCCGCGACGCTGGTTGGCGGCGCCGGTGAAGGCGCCTTTCTCGTGGCCGAACAGCTCGGACTCCATCAGATCCTTGGGGATCGCCGCCATGTTCAGGGCGATGAAGGGTGCCGCCGCGCGCGGGCTGTGACGGTGCAGGGCGTGCGCCACCAGCTCCTTGCCGGTGCCCGACTCGCCGTTGATCAGCACGGTGATATTGGAGTGGCTCAGACGGCCGATGGCGCGGAACACCTCCTGCATCGCCGGCGCTTCGCCGATGATCTCCGGCGTGCGGGCCTGCACAGTGGGTGCGGC
The sequence above is drawn from the Pseudomonas sp. Z8(2022) genome and encodes:
- a CDS encoding NINE protein codes for the protein MQRQDTHSKLIGYLLWIFGFLGSHRFYYGKPVTGTIWFFTLGLLFIGWIIDLFLIPSMDREADLRFTAGDIDYNVAWILLTFLGVFGVHRMYQGKWITGIIYLLTGGLFLVGVLYDFWTLNTQISIRNAQRG
- a CDS encoding PilT/PilU family type 4a pilus ATPase; the encoded protein is MEFEKLLRLMVEKGGSDLFITAGVPPSMKVNGKIMPVTKNAMSPEMTRETVLGVMNEAQRREFAEKHECNFAISARGVGRFRVSAFYQRNLVGMVLRRIETNIPTIDDLKLPEILKKLALTKRGLVLFVGATGTGKSTSLAAMIGYRNKHSSGHIISIEDPIEYIHQHQNCIVTQREVGIDTESFEVALKNTLRQAPDVILIGEVRTRETMDHAVAFAETGHLCLATLHANNANQALDRIINFFPADRQNQVWMDLSLNLKAIVAQQLVPTPDGKGRRAVIEVLINTPLAADLIRKGEVHELKGLMKRSTEQGMQTFDQALYNLYTQGEITYEDALLYADSANDLRLMIKLGSETDGDHLTSMAQGLSLEVSEEDPGRRFR
- a CDS encoding putative DNA modification/repair radical SAM protein, yielding MQLIDKLTILADAAKYDASCASSGAPKRSSRGKDGIGSTNGMGICHSYTPDGRCVALLKVLLTNFCLYDCQYCINRRSSDVPRARFTPEEVVTLTLDFYKRNCISGLFLSSGIIRSADYTMEQLIRVARLLREEHQFRGYIHLKTIPDAAPELIAEAGLYADRLSVNIELPTETSLVRLAPEKNVGSIHQAMHSIHLGEREAKEERRAPRFAPAGQSTQMIIGADATDDSTILHNAQSLYQDYRLRRVYYSAFSPIPQSPKSVPFEAPPLLREHRLYQADFLMRGYGFSAGELLAGPGNLALDIDPKLAWALANRGQFPVDLNRADESLIARVPGIGVLSARRLGALRRERRIRFEDLTRLRCVLEKAKPFIVTQDYRPPRAEYESVVLRQQLRDTPAQMALW
- the ntrC gene encoding nitrogen regulation protein NR(I), which encodes MSRSETVWIVDDDRSIRWVLEKALQQEGMTTQSFDSADGVLSRLTRQQPDVIISDIRMPGASGLDLLARIRELYPRLPVIIMTAHSDLDSAVASYQGGAFEYLPKPFDVDEAVSLVKRAFQHAQEQQSLAAPTVQARTPEIIGEAPAMQEVFRAIGRLSHSNITVLINGESGTGKELVAHALHRHSPRAAAPFIALNMAAIPKDLMESELFGHEKGAFTGAANQRRGRFEQADGGTLFLDEIGDMPADTQTRLLRVLADGEFYRVGGHTPVKVDVRIIAATHQNLETLVQAGKFREDLFHRLNVIRIHIPRLADRREDIPTLANHFLARAAQELAVEPKLLKSETEDYLKHLPWPGNVRQLENTCRWITVMASGREVHVDDLPPELLTQPQDAAPVTNWEQALRLWADQALARGQSNLLDSAVPAFERIMIETALKHTAGRRRDAALLLGWGRNTLTRKIKELGMNVDGGDDDDSDD
- a CDS encoding TIGR03915 family putative DNA repair protein, which encodes MHSLRFDGTFATWRQAARRALLQGLAPHQLQWLDEEAAPGLFDEPAEPAPEPSGRLRVSPELLELLESAAQYRGEERWSLLYRVLWRFVQGERSAVLAGDADGSELQRRLKAVRREAHHLHAFVRFQPCKDAGAPDFVAWFEPAHDILASASGHFAERLGRHSWLIATPRDGVFWDGQHLRHERCCPPQWQRWAQHPDDAGQALWRAYYGSTFNPARLNRTVMQQHLPPRFWKNLPEGPLIPQLMSEARAGAQRDGQARVLAGRKGKRIGG